One segment of Dehalococcoidia bacterium DNA contains the following:
- the nuoL gene encoding NADH-quinone oxidoreductase subunit L has translation MTVTADLAWLILFLPLLAFLLNALVLRGRAIAAYVSTFAVGAAFLLSLPFFFALFTRSEPFRAAIPFIQVGQVSFPFSIQIDALTAVMLVVVTGVSFLVHLFSIGYMAGDPGYSRYFAYLSLFSVSMLGLVLAQDLVLVYVGWELVGLSSFLLVGFWYAKPSAAEAAKKAFITTRIGDFGFAIALMALFVAAGTTDIPRLIAAAEAKEIAAGALLIAALGLFAGAIGKSAQFPLHVWLPDAMEGPTPVSALIHAATMVAAGVYLVARTFPLFEAATGVAGVPAALTIVAWIGAVTALFAATIALVQTDIKKVLAYSTISQLGYMMLGLGVGSLVSGIFHLFTHAFFKALLFLAAGSVIHGAGTQDMREMGGLRRFMPVTFAAFVVGALALAGVFPFAGFWSKDEIIAESLIHGNVILFVIAEVTAFLTAFYIMRLLMLTFFGAHRGAASHAEHGSSDHRSAEQHGHDAHPALVPGMPAPAHHGATPHESPWVMTLPLMVLMVPATVAGFWALGGGFHHYLHNVPGVHGAAPPINLTIAALSTAVALAGLAAGWFLYAVPGRAAAVARAFGPVTTLLERKYYLDELYDGAINLLFLRGSRALGWFDTNIVDGVVNGLGTLFSVLSEGFRRWQTGRVQYYGIFLALGAVLLFVVSLVWTGGLIGR, from the coding sequence ATGACCGTGACTGCCGACCTAGCGTGGCTGATCCTCTTCCTGCCGCTTTTGGCGTTCTTGCTGAACGCTCTCGTCCTGCGGGGCCGGGCGATTGCCGCTTACGTCTCGACCTTCGCGGTCGGTGCGGCGTTTCTGCTCTCGCTGCCGTTCTTCTTCGCCCTCTTCACGCGCAGCGAGCCGTTCCGTGCCGCCATCCCGTTCATTCAGGTCGGCCAAGTTTCTTTCCCCTTTTCGATCCAGATCGATGCCCTGACAGCGGTGATGCTCGTCGTTGTCACCGGCGTCAGCTTCCTCGTTCACCTCTTCTCGATCGGCTACATGGCCGGCGACCCCGGCTACAGCCGCTATTTCGCCTACCTCTCGCTCTTCTCGGTGTCGATGCTCGGCTTGGTGTTGGCGCAGGACCTGGTCCTCGTCTATGTCGGCTGGGAACTGGTCGGCCTGTCGTCGTTCCTGCTCGTCGGTTTCTGGTACGCCAAGCCGTCGGCTGCTGAGGCGGCCAAGAAAGCGTTCATCACCACCCGCATCGGCGACTTCGGCTTCGCAATCGCCCTGATGGCGCTCTTCGTCGCCGCCGGCACAACCGATATCCCGCGGCTAATCGCCGCCGCTGAGGCGAAGGAGATCGCGGCCGGGGCGTTGCTCATCGCCGCCCTCGGTCTGTTTGCCGGCGCCATCGGCAAGTCGGCGCAGTTCCCGCTCCATGTCTGGCTGCCGGACGCAATGGAAGGTCCGACGCCGGTCTCGGCGCTCATCCACGCCGCGACGATGGTCGCCGCGGGCGTCTACCTCGTCGCCCGAACCTTCCCCCTCTTCGAAGCTGCAACGGGAGTAGCGGGTGTCCCGGCGGCGCTCACCATCGTCGCCTGGATCGGCGCGGTCACCGCCCTTTTCGCGGCGACGATCGCGCTCGTTCAGACCGACATCAAGAAGGTGCTCGCCTACTCGACAATCTCCCAGCTCGGCTACATGATGCTCGGCCTCGGCGTCGGCTCGCTCGTTTCCGGCATCTTCCACCTGTTCACCCACGCTTTCTTCAAGGCGCTGCTCTTCCTCGCTGCCGGCTCGGTTATCCACGGCGCGGGAACGCAGGACATGCGCGAGATGGGCGGCCTGAGGCGCTTCATGCCGGTCACCTTCGCTGCCTTCGTCGTCGGCGCGCTCGCGCTCGCCGGCGTCTTCCCCTTCGCCGGCTTCTGGAGCAAGGACGAGATCATCGCCGAGTCGCTCATTCACGGGAACGTCATCCTGTTCGTGATCGCCGAGGTCACCGCTTTCCTCACGGCGTTCTACATCATGCGGCTGCTGATGCTCACCTTCTTCGGCGCTCACCGGGGCGCTGCCAGCCACGCGGAGCACGGGAGCAGCGACCACCGCTCGGCGGAGCAGCATGGCCATGACGCCCATCCTGCGCTCGTGCCGGGGATGCCGGCGCCGGCCCACCACGGCGCGACGCCGCACGAATCGCCGTGGGTGATGACGCTCCCGCTGATGGTGCTGATGGTGCCGGCGACCGTCGCTGGCTTCTGGGCGCTCGGCGGCGGGTTTCATCACTACCTGCACAACGTGCCCGGCGTTCACGGCGCAGCGCCGCCGATCAACCTGACGATCGCGGCGCTTTCGACCGCGGTCGCGCTCGCAGGGCTGGCAGCGGGCTGGTTCCTCTACGCCGTGCCCGGCCGTGCCGCGGCAGTCGCTCGCGCCTTCGGGCCGGTGACGACGCTGCTGGAGCGCAAGTATTACCTCGACGAACTGTATGACGGCGCGATCAACCTCCTGTTCCTGCGCGGTTCGCGGGCGCTCGGCTGGTTCGACACGAACATCGTCGACGGGGTCGTCAACGGCCTAGGGACGCTCTTCAGCGTCTTGAGCGAGGGGTTCCGCCGCTGGCAGACCGGCCGCGTGCAGTACTACGGCATCTTCCTCGCGCTCGGCGCAGTGCTGCTCTTCGTCGTGTCCCTCGTCTGGACCGGCGGGCTGATCGGGAGGTAG
- the nuoK gene encoding NADH-quinone oxidoreductase subunit NuoK: MPVTLNHFLVVSAMLFCIGLYGALAKRNAVAILMGIELMFNAVNVALVAFSRFGPVSTVAGQPVPLTGQAFAIFILTVAAAEAALGLGIILAIYRRRETIDPDRLNLLKW; the protein is encoded by the coding sequence ATGCCGGTAACGCTGAACCATTTCCTAGTCGTCAGCGCGATGCTCTTTTGCATCGGGCTGTACGGCGCGCTCGCCAAGCGCAATGCGGTCGCCATTCTGATGGGCATCGAGCTGATGTTCAACGCCGTGAACGTCGCCTTGGTCGCCTTCTCGCGCTTCGGCCCCGTCTCGACGGTTGCCGGCCAGCCGGTCCCCCTGACCGGGCAGGCGTTCGCGATCTTCATCCTGACCGTCGCCGCCGCCGAAGCGGCGCTCGGGCTCGGCATTATCCTCGCGATCTACCGCCGGCGCGAGACGATCGACCCCGACCGGCTGAATCTGCTGAAGTGGTGA
- a CDS encoding NADH-quinone oxidoreductase subunit J — MTDVAPAIAFWVLSIVAVVAAVGVVGSRNLFHSAIFLTVVFLAVAGLYLVLNSDFLFGIQIMVYAGAIAVLIVFAVMLTHQIQSGNQEGRQWIPALGLSLSLFVVMAVVLAAGVFPATATMAALPESTTMLIAKALFNPYVLVFEIAAVVLLAAMIGAIVIAREDRG, encoded by the coding sequence ATGACCGACGTTGCTCCCGCGATCGCGTTCTGGGTGCTCTCGATCGTCGCGGTCGTCGCGGCTGTCGGCGTCGTCGGCTCGCGCAATCTGTTTCACTCGGCGATCTTTCTGACCGTCGTCTTCCTCGCCGTCGCCGGGCTGTATCTCGTCCTCAATTCAGACTTTCTCTTCGGCATTCAGATCATGGTGTATGCGGGGGCGATCGCGGTCTTGATCGTCTTCGCCGTGATGCTCACCCATCAGATCCAATCGGGCAACCAAGAAGGGCGGCAGTGGATCCCCGCGCTTGGCCTGTCGCTCTCGCTGTTTGTGGTGATGGCGGTCGTGCTGGCGGCCGGCGTCTTTCCCGCCACCGCGACGATGGCGGCGCTGCCGGAGAGCACGACGATGCTGATTGCGAAGGCGCTCTTCAACCCCTACGTCTTGGTGTTTGAGATCGCTGCCGTCGTCCTGCTGGCGGCGATGATCGGGGCGATCGTGATCGCGCGCGAGGACCGCGGATGA